In Horticoccus luteus, the following proteins share a genomic window:
- a CDS encoding LemA family protein, whose translation MTAGKTLLVVFGGIALIVLLLALWAGGTYNRLVTLQQATDAQWAQVQNVYQRRADLVPNLVNTVAGAANFERTTMNEVTQARASVGKIQLPTGTAPTDPAQLQAFADAQARLGGALSRLLAVSENYPDLKATTAFRDLQAQLEGTENRIAVERGRFNEAVQAYNTAIRRFPAALLAGMFGHSPRPYFSATAGADTPPKVNFDFSPKP comes from the coding sequence ATGACTGCAGGCAAAACCCTTCTCGTCGTGTTCGGCGGCATCGCGCTCATCGTGCTCTTGCTCGCTCTCTGGGCCGGCGGCACTTACAACCGTCTCGTCACCCTCCAGCAAGCGACCGACGCCCAATGGGCCCAGGTGCAAAACGTCTACCAGCGCCGCGCCGATCTCGTCCCCAACCTCGTCAACACCGTCGCCGGCGCCGCCAATTTCGAGCGCACCACGATGAACGAGGTCACCCAGGCCCGCGCCTCCGTCGGCAAAATCCAGCTCCCCACCGGCACCGCCCCCACCGATCCCGCGCAACTCCAGGCGTTCGCCGATGCGCAAGCCCGCCTCGGCGGCGCCCTCTCGCGCCTGCTCGCCGTGTCCGAAAATTATCCCGACCTCAAAGCCACCACCGCGTTTCGCGATTTGCAGGCGCAACTCGAAGGCACCGAAAACCGCATCGCCGTCGAACGCGGCCGCTTCAACGAAGCCGTCCAGGCCTACAACACCGCCATCCGCCGCTTTCCCGCCGCGCTCCTCGCCGGCATGTTCGGCCACTCGCCTCGCCCGTATTTCAGCGCGACCGCCGGTGCCGACACCCCGCCCAAGGTTAACTTCGACTTCAGCCCAAAGCCGTGA
- a CDS encoding TPM domain-containing protein produces the protein MPHPCSAPRRARCGLALAWLALLVIPFFVRAAEVIPPAPRDHFNDYAGLVSADAARSLDAQLTQFERDTSTQLVVAIFPTMQSDSSVDDYAVRVAQAWGVGRKDRKNGAVLFCFMQEHKIYLTVGYGLEGALPDATAKRIIENEITPQFRAGHFEAGLRAGITAIEAATRGEYKGTGRTAPSHSRGLPPGALFGIFLVIVIFSVFARQRSRRSDFYGRRGRRTFWMGPGPWGGGGSSGGGGWSGGGGGGSFSGGGGSFGGGGAGGSW, from the coding sequence TTGCCCCACCCATGCAGCGCCCCGCGCCGCGCACGCTGCGGCCTGGCGCTCGCGTGGCTCGCATTGCTGGTGATCCCCTTTTTCGTCCGCGCGGCAGAAGTCATCCCGCCCGCCCCGCGTGATCACTTTAACGACTACGCCGGCCTCGTCTCCGCCGACGCCGCCCGCTCGCTCGACGCGCAGCTCACGCAGTTCGAGCGCGACACCTCCACGCAACTGGTCGTCGCGATTTTCCCGACGATGCAGAGCGATTCATCGGTGGATGATTACGCTGTCCGCGTGGCCCAAGCCTGGGGCGTCGGCCGCAAAGACCGCAAAAACGGCGCCGTGCTCTTCTGCTTCATGCAGGAGCACAAAATCTATCTCACCGTCGGCTACGGCCTCGAAGGCGCGCTCCCCGACGCCACCGCGAAACGCATCATTGAGAACGAAATCACCCCGCAATTCCGCGCCGGCCATTTCGAAGCCGGCCTGCGCGCGGGCATCACCGCGATCGAAGCCGCCACGCGCGGCGAATACAAAGGCACCGGCCGCACCGCGCCAAGCCACTCCCGCGGCCTGCCCCCTGGCGCCCTCTTCGGCATTTTTCTGGTCATCGTAATCTTCTCCGTCTTCGCCCGCCAACGCTCGCGCCGCAGCGATTTTTACGGCCGCCGCGGTCGGCGCACGTTCTGGATGGGCCCCGGCCCTTGGGGCGGCGGCGGCAGTAGCGGCGGCGGTGGTTGGTCAGGCGGCGGTGGCGGCGGCAGTTTCTCGGGTGGCGGCGGCAGCTTCGGCGGCGGCGGCGCGGGAGGAAGTTGGTAA
- a CDS encoding TPM domain-containing protein, producing MTTPASFSVDHPRIVAAIRAAEKRTSGEVRVLVARRPTADAVADAQRHFERLAMTQTRERNGVLFFVAPRSRAFAVIGDTNIHARCGDSFWSDVAAAMTDHFRRGDFTGGLEHGIARAGALLAHEFPRQSDDQNELPDEIEED from the coding sequence ATGACTACGCCCGCTTCCTTTTCCGTCGATCATCCGCGCATCGTCGCCGCCATCCGCGCGGCTGAGAAACGCACCTCCGGCGAGGTCCGCGTGCTCGTCGCCCGCCGGCCCACCGCCGACGCCGTCGCCGACGCCCAGCGCCATTTCGAACGCCTGGCCATGACGCAGACCCGCGAACGCAACGGCGTGCTCTTCTTCGTCGCGCCCCGCTCCCGCGCCTTCGCCGTGATTGGCGATACCAACATCCACGCCCGCTGCGGCGATTCGTTCTGGAGCGACGTCGCAGCCGCGATGACCGACCACTTCCGCCGCGGCGATTTCACCGGCGGTCTGGAGCATGGCATCGCGCGCGCCGGGGCCCTTCTCGCCCACGAATTTCCCCGCCAGTCCGACGACCAGAACGAACTGCCCGACGAGATCGAAGAAGACTGA
- a CDS encoding prohibitin family protein translates to MSRAEFNGSQDGGFEPRTIKRLIGGAILVFVAVVLAASTTYVVQPGYRGVEVTLGTVSPGFKPEGFGFKQPFVTQVIPISIRQQTRPMPAECYSSDLQQVTMEVHVLYRVPEASVVKIFQDYSGEPFDTLIAPRVQEALKEVAATQSAEQIVKNREAIKTRALELTRKKIGPGFLVVADLVIYNLALSPELGAAIEMKMVQEQEAEKAKFLQLKAQIEAETAIIRAKGEAEAISVRGTALKATPDFIKLQIVQNWNGHSPLVVGGSGADMLLSLEDLRRHSAPAGRTNVPPAKPR, encoded by the coding sequence ATGAGCCGCGCAGAATTTAATGGATCGCAGGATGGCGGTTTCGAGCCGCGCACGATCAAGCGATTGATCGGCGGCGCGATCCTGGTGTTTGTCGCGGTCGTGCTGGCGGCGTCGACCACGTATGTCGTGCAGCCGGGTTATCGCGGCGTGGAGGTGACGCTGGGCACCGTCTCGCCGGGGTTCAAGCCGGAGGGGTTTGGGTTCAAGCAACCGTTCGTCACGCAGGTCATTCCGATTTCAATCCGGCAGCAGACGCGGCCGATGCCGGCGGAGTGCTATTCGTCGGATTTGCAGCAGGTGACGATGGAAGTGCATGTGCTTTACCGCGTGCCGGAAGCCTCGGTGGTGAAAATTTTCCAGGACTACTCGGGCGAGCCGTTTGACACGTTGATTGCGCCGCGGGTGCAGGAGGCGTTGAAGGAGGTGGCGGCGACGCAGAGCGCGGAGCAGATCGTGAAGAATCGCGAGGCGATCAAGACCCGCGCGCTGGAGCTCACGCGCAAAAAGATCGGCCCGGGTTTCCTCGTGGTGGCGGATCTCGTGATCTACAATCTCGCGCTGTCGCCGGAGCTCGGCGCGGCGATCGAGATGAAGATGGTGCAGGAGCAGGAGGCGGAGAAGGCGAAGTTTCTCCAGCTCAAGGCGCAGATCGAGGCGGAGACGGCGATCATTCGCGCCAAGGGAGAGGCCGAGGCGATTTCGGTGCGGGGCACGGCATTGAAAGCCACGCCGGACTTCATCAAGCTGCAGATCGTGCAGAATTGGAACGGCCATTCGCCGCTCGTGGTGGGCGGAAGCGGAGCGGACATGCTGCTGTCGCTCGAAGATCTCCGCCGGCACAGCGCTCCCGCGGGGCGCACGAACGTGCCGCCGGCAAAGCCGCGATGA
- a CDS encoding prohibitin family protein, with the protein MKPKTVLGLIVGAILIFIVIIAASSATYVVEPGHRGVEVTLGKVSPNFKPEGFGMKLPFVTHIAPQLIRQQTAKMEADCYSSDLQQVKIAVRVLFRVPQASVVTIFRDYAGDAFDSLIKPRVAEALNEITARRTAELIVQKREEVKSQALASARQKLGDVLVIEDLVLEDINLTRALENAIEAKMVQEQEAARARFAQQQAQVEASTAVIKAKGEAESIVLRGKALRENPSVLELQVIERWDGVTPLVVGPGATGANMMLPLGDFTTGAAAMAKEESK; encoded by the coding sequence ATGAAGCCCAAGACAGTTCTCGGCCTGATCGTCGGCGCGATCCTGATTTTCATCGTGATCATCGCGGCTTCGTCGGCGACGTATGTCGTCGAGCCCGGCCACCGCGGCGTGGAGGTGACGCTGGGGAAAGTGTCGCCAAACTTTAAACCCGAAGGCTTCGGCATGAAACTGCCCTTCGTCACGCACATCGCGCCGCAGCTCATCCGGCAGCAGACGGCAAAGATGGAGGCGGACTGCTACTCTTCAGATTTGCAGCAGGTGAAGATCGCCGTGCGCGTGTTGTTTCGCGTGCCGCAGGCGTCGGTGGTGACGATTTTTCGCGATTATGCGGGTGACGCTTTTGATTCGTTGATCAAACCGCGCGTCGCCGAGGCGCTCAACGAAATCACGGCGCGGCGCACGGCGGAGTTGATCGTGCAGAAGCGGGAAGAGGTCAAAAGCCAGGCTTTGGCGAGCGCGCGGCAGAAATTGGGCGACGTGCTCGTGATTGAGGATCTCGTGCTGGAGGACATCAACCTGACGCGGGCGCTCGAAAACGCGATCGAGGCGAAAATGGTGCAGGAGCAGGAGGCGGCCCGCGCGCGTTTTGCCCAGCAGCAGGCGCAAGTGGAAGCGAGCACGGCCGTGATCAAGGCGAAGGGCGAAGCGGAATCGATCGTGCTGCGCGGAAAGGCGCTGCGCGAAAACCCGAGCGTCCTCGAACTGCAAGTGATCGAGCGTTGGGACGGCGTGACGCCGCTGGTGGTCGGGCCCGGCGCGACCGGAGCCAACATGATGCTGCCGCTGGGCGATTTCACGACCGGAGCCGCAGCGATGGCGAAGGAGGAGAGCAAATGA
- a CDS encoding DUF3418 domain-containing protein: MPPNPPTSFPFRLDFPPELPISARAEEIVATLQEQQVLILAGETGSGKTTQIPKLCLAAGRGTQGRIACTQPRRVAALSVSKRVAEELNVAWGREVGCKIRFADQTSRETVIKFLTDGMLLAEVQGDPLLRAYDTIIIDEAHERSLNIDFLLGHLRTLRFKRPELKIIITSATIDTQMFSEAFDGAPVIEVSGRTYPVEVIYAPLDALGGDFSEEQPGAEDAGARAAHRAEALHYIDGAVEAVRRIVDDSTAGDVLVFMPSERDIRETCEALDGALGRGCELVPLFGRLTNAEQQRVFAPVPKRKIIVATNIAETSLTIPGIRFVVDTGLARLSRYSPQARTRRLPIEPVAQSSADQRKGRAGRVAEGVCVRLYSEADFLERPRFTQPEIQRANLADVILRLKAFGLGDIERFPFINPPATKAIRSGYALLEELGALAEEGAAAADGGDARARDARKAGAEDPPHGRLLTGEGTRPTSSSASGNGGGSGTRELTAIGRELARLPVDPTVGRMILQARTEKCLREVLVIAAGLSIQDPRERPLEKQAAADAAHRRFRHGDSDFLTLLNIWEAYHGEFETMAQSKLRRFCREHFLSYTRMREWRDVHAQLADVLRERANLRMSSVADGMPVAPAGEGGKETKATRLPLRGADRERGKDPLAWGTPAYRAIHRSVLAGLLGNIAYYDEDNRIYKATHDRRVTLFPGSVLANRGDTKKAPGGGEAKAKRAAKPPAWIMAAEVVETSRLFARTCARLDPAWVLELASHLIKQSHSEPFWNEEKGRVMVKQRSRLYGLELDVRAVSFGRIDPVRATEIFIREGLVNDTITWPLDFIAHNRALREQVETSLTRTRDSSFLNLDEAFYRFYAERLRGDAVEREQWGEGTPPTVRAAQQGVSSVAELVDLVRRRQATEPRFLMMELADLRDPETLQHDAAEFPAVLPLTNQVLPLAYTYKPGQPDDGVTLDVHARDAAALTPAALDWAVPGHLAAKVEHYLGVLPKDVRRVLIPFADTVRSVSEQVAQRDRLTDRRETLPEALAAVLAERFNVRVAPDFWSDKPPPEHLRVRLRVHDDTGRELASSRELAEVRAALKQPAPAAGANAAQQEPEVWRRARARWEKPAQATWAFGAVPDRVQIGDQAGVAIYAFPGLRAEADGVALRLFRAAEEAERETRRGVSRLLEDALSRDLGWLERDLRRLRELGALVASIAPAEALQADAFLALRRWLIERTPPRLTEEGFAATLRQARADLQGGVPRLVALLREILTLRQALLVHPQPYAGLAAELEQLVPADFLRHTEFPRLENFPRYLKGMTLRAERWRKNPAKDAERAKELAPLVAAVAKRSREDPVRWLVEELRVSLFAQELGTAEPVSVVKVQRALQESGVAPGGKAVNAGAAKTSKGTPPPVPRVVPVDAGKKAPLKSLDALQRLFPR; this comes from the coding sequence GTGCCGCCGAATCCTCCAACGTCTTTTCCGTTCCGCCTCGATTTTCCGCCCGAGCTGCCCATCAGCGCGCGGGCGGAGGAAATTGTGGCCACGTTGCAGGAACAGCAGGTGTTGATTCTCGCGGGGGAAACGGGTTCGGGCAAAACCACGCAGATTCCGAAACTGTGTCTCGCCGCGGGCCGCGGCACGCAGGGGCGGATCGCCTGCACGCAGCCGCGGCGGGTGGCGGCGCTCTCGGTGTCGAAGCGGGTGGCGGAGGAGCTTAACGTGGCGTGGGGCCGCGAGGTGGGCTGCAAGATCCGCTTTGCCGACCAGACGTCGCGCGAGACGGTGATCAAGTTTCTCACCGACGGCATGCTGCTCGCGGAAGTGCAGGGCGATCCGTTGCTGCGCGCCTACGACACGATCATCATCGACGAGGCGCACGAGCGTTCGCTCAACATCGATTTTCTGCTGGGGCATTTGCGCACGCTGCGTTTCAAGCGGCCGGAGCTGAAGATCATCATCACGTCGGCGACGATCGACACGCAGATGTTCAGCGAGGCGTTTGACGGGGCGCCGGTGATCGAGGTGTCGGGGCGGACGTATCCCGTGGAGGTGATTTACGCGCCGCTCGACGCGTTGGGCGGGGATTTTTCGGAGGAGCAGCCGGGAGCGGAGGATGCGGGCGCGCGCGCGGCCCACCGGGCGGAGGCGTTGCATTACATCGACGGCGCGGTGGAGGCGGTGCGGCGGATCGTCGACGACAGCACGGCGGGCGATGTGTTGGTGTTCATGCCGAGCGAGCGCGATATTCGCGAAACCTGCGAGGCGCTCGACGGAGCGCTGGGACGCGGGTGCGAGCTCGTGCCGCTTTTCGGGCGACTGACGAACGCGGAGCAACAGCGAGTGTTCGCACCGGTGCCGAAGCGAAAGATCATCGTCGCGACGAACATCGCGGAGACCTCGCTGACGATTCCGGGCATCCGGTTCGTGGTGGACACGGGGCTGGCGCGCCTGAGCCGGTATTCCCCGCAGGCGCGCACGCGGCGGCTGCCGATCGAGCCCGTGGCGCAATCGAGCGCGGATCAACGCAAGGGCCGCGCGGGCCGCGTGGCAGAAGGCGTGTGCGTGCGGCTCTACTCGGAGGCGGATTTTTTGGAACGCCCGCGCTTTACGCAGCCGGAAATTCAGCGCGCGAATCTGGCGGACGTGATTCTGCGGCTGAAGGCGTTTGGCCTCGGCGACATCGAGCGGTTTCCGTTCATCAATCCGCCGGCGACGAAGGCGATCCGCTCCGGTTACGCGTTACTCGAGGAGCTGGGCGCGCTGGCGGAGGAGGGCGCAGCCGCGGCGGACGGCGGAGACGCACGGGCGCGCGACGCGAGGAAGGCGGGCGCGGAGGATCCGCCGCACGGAAGGCTTCTGACGGGTGAAGGCACCCGCCCTACATCTAGCTCGGCGAGTGGAAATGGCGGAGGGAGCGGCACGCGGGAACTGACGGCGATCGGGCGGGAGCTGGCGCGGTTGCCGGTGGATCCGACGGTCGGTCGCATGATTTTGCAGGCGCGCACGGAGAAGTGTCTGCGCGAAGTGCTGGTGATCGCGGCGGGCCTTTCGATTCAGGATCCGCGGGAACGTCCGCTGGAGAAGCAGGCGGCGGCCGACGCGGCGCACCGGCGGTTCCGGCACGGCGATTCGGATTTTCTCACGTTGCTCAACATCTGGGAGGCGTATCACGGCGAGTTCGAGACGATGGCGCAGAGCAAACTGCGGCGGTTTTGCCGGGAGCATTTTCTCAGTTACACGCGGATGCGCGAGTGGCGGGACGTGCATGCGCAATTGGCGGATGTGCTGCGCGAGCGTGCGAATTTGCGGATGAGTTCGGTGGCCGATGGCATGCCGGTGGCGCCCGCGGGCGAGGGCGGCAAGGAGACGAAAGCCACACGGCTTCCGCTGAGAGGTGCAGACCGCGAGCGGGGAAAGGATCCGCTGGCGTGGGGGACGCCGGCGTATCGCGCGATCCACCGCAGCGTGCTCGCGGGGTTGCTCGGCAACATCGCGTATTACGACGAGGACAACCGGATCTACAAGGCGACGCACGACCGGCGGGTGACGTTGTTTCCCGGCTCGGTGCTGGCGAACCGTGGCGACACGAAGAAGGCGCCCGGGGGCGGCGAGGCGAAGGCGAAGCGGGCGGCGAAACCGCCGGCGTGGATCATGGCGGCGGAGGTCGTGGAGACATCGCGGTTGTTTGCGCGCACGTGTGCGCGGCTCGACCCGGCGTGGGTGCTGGAGCTGGCGTCGCACCTGATCAAGCAGTCGCACAGCGAACCGTTTTGGAACGAGGAGAAGGGGCGCGTGATGGTGAAACAGCGTTCGCGGCTCTACGGGCTCGAGCTTGATGTGCGCGCGGTGAGTTTCGGGCGGATCGACCCGGTGCGGGCGACGGAGATTTTCATTCGCGAAGGTTTGGTGAACGACACGATCACGTGGCCGCTGGATTTCATCGCGCACAACCGGGCGTTGCGCGAGCAAGTCGAGACGAGTCTCACGCGCACACGCGACAGCAGTTTTTTGAATCTCGACGAGGCGTTTTATCGGTTTTACGCGGAGCGATTGCGGGGGGACGCGGTGGAGCGGGAGCAGTGGGGTGAGGGCACCCCGCCTACAGTTCGGGCGGCGCAACAAGGGGTCAGCAGCGTGGCTGAGCTGGTGGATTTGGTGCGGCGGCGGCAGGCGACGGAGCCGCGGTTTTTGATGATGGAGCTCGCCGATCTGCGCGATCCGGAGACGTTGCAACACGATGCGGCGGAGTTTCCGGCGGTGCTGCCGTTGACGAATCAAGTGCTGCCGCTGGCCTACACCTACAAGCCGGGGCAGCCCGACGATGGCGTGACGCTCGACGTCCATGCGCGCGATGCGGCGGCACTCACGCCCGCGGCCCTCGACTGGGCGGTGCCGGGACATCTGGCGGCGAAGGTGGAGCATTACTTGGGCGTGCTGCCGAAGGACGTGCGTCGCGTGTTGATTCCGTTTGCGGATACGGTGCGCAGCGTGTCGGAGCAGGTGGCGCAACGCGATCGGTTGACAGATCGGCGGGAGACGTTGCCCGAGGCACTCGCGGCTGTGCTGGCGGAGCGTTTTAACGTGCGCGTGGCGCCGGATTTTTGGAGCGACAAACCGCCGCCCGAGCATTTGCGCGTGCGGTTGCGGGTGCATGACGACACGGGGCGCGAACTGGCGAGCAGCCGCGAACTGGCGGAGGTGCGCGCGGCTTTGAAACAGCCCGCACCCGCGGCGGGCGCGAACGCGGCCCAGCAGGAGCCGGAGGTGTGGCGGCGCGCGCGGGCGCGCTGGGAGAAGCCGGCGCAGGCGACGTGGGCCTTTGGCGCGGTGCCGGACCGCGTGCAGATCGGCGACCAGGCGGGCGTGGCGATTTATGCGTTTCCGGGTTTGCGCGCGGAGGCGGACGGCGTGGCGCTGCGGCTGTTTCGCGCGGCGGAAGAGGCGGAGCGGGAGACGCGCCGTGGCGTGTCGCGATTGCTGGAGGACGCGTTGAGTCGCGACCTCGGCTGGCTGGAACGAGATTTGCGGCGGTTGCGGGAGTTGGGTGCGCTGGTGGCGTCGATCGCGCCGGCGGAGGCGTTGCAGGCGGATGCGTTTCTGGCGCTGCGGCGGTGGTTGATCGAGCGGACGCCGCCGCGGCTGACGGAGGAAGGGTTTGCGGCGACGTTGCGGCAGGCGAGGGCGGATTTGCAGGGGGGGGTTCCGCGCCTGGTGGCGTTGCTGCGGGAGATCCTGACATTGCGGCAGGCGCTGCTGGTGCATCCGCAGCCTTACGCGGGACTCGCGGCGGAACTGGAGCAACTGGTGCCGGCGGACTTTCTGCGGCACACGGAGTTTCCGCGGCTGGAAAATTTCCCGCGCTATTTGAAAGGCATGACGCTGCGCGCGGAGCGCTGGCGGAAAAATCCGGCGAAGGATGCGGAGCGGGCGAAGGAGCTGGCGCCGCTCGTGGCAGCGGTGGCGAAGCGGAGTCGTGAAGATCCGGTGCGGTGGCTCGTGGAGGAGTTGCGCGTGAGTTTGTTTGCGCAGGAACTGGGCACGGCGGAGCCGGTGTCGGTGGTGAAAGTGCAGCGGGCGTTGCAGGAGAGCGGAGTGGCGCCGGGTGGGAAAGCCGTGAATGCAGGCGCGGCGAAGACGAGCAAGGGAACGCCGCCGCCGGTGCCGCGCGTCGTGCCAGTTGATGCGGGGAAGAAGGCGCCGTTGAAGAGTCTCGACGCGCTGCAACGATTGTTTCCGCGCTGA
- a CDS encoding DUF1697 domain-containing protein, which produces MPAYLAFLRAVNVGGTGKLPMAELRTWLTHLGLADVRTVLQSGNALFRAGSTSPEKLEQRLTAAAAKDLGLKTTFFVRTVPAWSQVIARNPFPSEATSDPAHLVVLLLENAPAAAQVKALQTAISGREQVRAHGRQAYVFYPDGIGESKLTLAVIEKRLGTRCTGRNWNTVQKMAALAASAE; this is translated from the coding sequence ATGCCGGCCTATCTCGCCTTTCTCCGAGCCGTTAATGTTGGGGGCACCGGCAAGCTCCCGATGGCGGAGTTGCGCACCTGGCTCACGCACCTCGGCTTGGCCGACGTGCGCACCGTTCTGCAAAGTGGCAACGCCCTCTTCCGCGCCGGCTCCACTTCCCCTGAGAAACTGGAGCAACGCCTCACCGCCGCGGCGGCCAAAGACCTCGGCCTGAAAACCACTTTTTTCGTGCGCACCGTCCCTGCGTGGTCGCAAGTGATCGCGCGGAATCCGTTTCCTTCTGAAGCGACGAGCGACCCCGCGCATCTCGTCGTGCTGCTCCTGGAAAACGCTCCCGCCGCCGCGCAAGTCAAGGCGTTGCAAACCGCGATCTCCGGCCGCGAGCAAGTGCGTGCGCATGGCCGGCAGGCGTATGTTTTCTATCCCGATGGCATCGGCGAATCGAAGCTCACGCTGGCCGTGATCGAAAAGCGCCTCGGCACCCGCTGCACTGGCCGCAACTGGAACACCGTCCAAAAAATGGCCGCCCTCGCCGCCAGCGCCGAATAA
- a CDS encoding DUF6933 domain-containing protein, whose product MLTLRPTKTLARRLGIELPVTPPLVTNRVADWCAHEFRAQRFKYLIFFNTATLYPFVTSARGVTDEHSLIAQFENAARLNLEGTLAASHYRRWIAPELGAVQWAAIPDRSIIGSMNDLVSMAKVYLERPGDSAITASRLIAEAPMGLLGMNSPDRAFLTLRGPVPGGA is encoded by the coding sequence GTGCTCACGCTTCGGCCGACCAAAACGCTCGCCCGCCGGCTCGGCATCGAGCTGCCCGTCACCCCTCCGCTCGTGACCAACCGCGTGGCCGATTGGTGCGCGCACGAGTTCCGGGCGCAACGGTTCAAATACCTCATTTTCTTTAACACCGCCACGCTCTATCCCTTCGTTACCTCGGCGCGGGGTGTGACGGACGAGCACTCCTTGATCGCTCAATTTGAAAACGCCGCGCGCTTGAATCTGGAGGGCACGCTTGCCGCATCTCACTACCGACGCTGGATCGCGCCCGAACTTGGAGCCGTGCAGTGGGCCGCCATTCCCGACCGATCGATCATTGGCAGCATGAATGACCTGGTGTCCATGGCGAAGGTCTATCTCGAACGCCCCGGCGACTCCGCGATCACAGCCTCGCGTCTGATCGCCGAAGCCCCGATGGGCCTCCTCGGCATGAACTCCCCCGACCGCGCCTTTCTCACCCTCCGAGGCCCCGTGCCCGGCGGTGCCTGA
- the gatB gene encoding Asp-tRNA(Asn)/Glu-tRNA(Gln) amidotransferase subunit GatB, with protein sequence MTYEAVIGLEVHVQIKTASKMFTRVAAGYGHEPNTLTDPVVLALPGALPVMNKAALDAIIKAGLLLGCEIAPVCKWDRKNYFYPDSPKNYQISQYDQPICLGGSVEIELPGAARNIMGEHKRIPLTRIHLEEDVGKLNHGATDSLVDYNRAGTPLMEVVSDPALASADEAYAYLTSLRATMIYGGISDCDMEKGQLRCDANISVRPVGTTKLGTKVELKNLNSISFVRDGIAHEIKRQLGVIERGGTIVQETRDYDGMTGTSQSLRTKEEAHDYRYFPDPDLMPVKVDAAWKERLRAECPELPFDKQRRFMADYQLPYTLTSALVWDSALSAYFEETVKIAGAAKAQAAGNWIVNDLQRELSAAGRSLADARVRPGHVAALVQLIDSGAVLTNAAKEIFVEMFATGDEPAAIAERRGLKAAPTDAGELEQWCRDAIAASPKALTEFKAGKDSAINAFKGPVMKAAKGKANPKLVDETLRRLLAAM encoded by the coding sequence ATGACCTACGAAGCTGTCATCGGACTTGAGGTCCACGTGCAGATTAAAACGGCGTCGAAGATGTTTACGCGCGTGGCGGCGGGATACGGGCACGAGCCCAACACGCTCACCGATCCCGTCGTGCTCGCGCTGCCGGGCGCGCTGCCGGTGATGAACAAGGCGGCGCTCGACGCCATCATCAAGGCCGGTCTGCTCCTCGGCTGCGAGATCGCGCCGGTCTGCAAATGGGACCGCAAAAACTATTTCTATCCCGACTCGCCCAAGAACTACCAGATTTCGCAATACGACCAGCCGATCTGCCTCGGCGGATCGGTGGAAATCGAGCTGCCAGGCGCCGCGCGCAATATCATGGGTGAGCACAAGCGAATCCCGCTCACGCGCATTCATCTCGAGGAGGATGTCGGCAAACTCAACCACGGCGCCACCGATTCGCTCGTCGATTACAACCGCGCCGGCACGCCGTTGATGGAGGTCGTGTCCGACCCCGCGCTGGCGTCGGCGGACGAAGCTTACGCCTATCTCACTTCGTTGCGTGCCACGATGATTTATGGCGGCATCTCCGACTGCGACATGGAGAAGGGACAACTCCGTTGCGACGCGAACATCTCCGTCCGCCCGGTCGGCACGACGAAGCTCGGCACGAAAGTGGAGTTGAAAAACCTGAACTCCATTTCGTTCGTGCGCGACGGCATTGCCCACGAGATCAAGCGTCAGCTCGGCGTGATCGAGCGCGGCGGCACGATCGTGCAGGAGACGCGCGATTACGACGGCATGACCGGCACTTCGCAGTCGTTGCGCACGAAGGAGGAGGCGCACGATTACCGCTATTTCCCCGACCCGGACCTGATGCCGGTGAAGGTTGATGCCGCTTGGAAAGAGCGTCTGCGCGCCGAGTGTCCGGAGCTGCCCTTCGACAAACAGCGGCGGTTCATGGCGGACTACCAACTGCCCTACACGCTCACGTCGGCGCTGGTGTGGGACTCTGCGCTCAGCGCCTACTTCGAGGAGACGGTGAAAATCGCCGGTGCCGCGAAAGCGCAGGCGGCGGGCAACTGGATCGTCAACGACCTGCAACGGGAACTGAGTGCCGCAGGACGGTCACTTGCGGACGCGCGGGTGCGTCCGGGGCACGTCGCGGCGCTCGTGCAGCTCATCGATTCCGGGGCGGTGCTGACTAATGCCGCAAAGGAAATTTTTGTAGAGATGTTCGCGACGGGCGACGAACCCGCCGCGATCGCGGAACGCCGGGGATTGAAAGCCGCGCCGACGGATGCCGGCGAGTTGGAGCAGTGGTGTCGCGACGCAATTGCGGCGAGTCCGAAGGCGTTGACGGAGTTCAAGGCCGGGAAGGATTCGGCGATCAACGCGTTCAAGGGGCCGGTGATGAAAGCGGCGAAAGGGAAGGCGAACCCGAAGCTCGTGGATGAAACGCTGCGGCGCTTGCTGGCGGCGATGTGA